A DNA window from Centroberyx gerrardi isolate f3 chromosome 3, fCenGer3.hap1.cur.20231027, whole genome shotgun sequence contains the following coding sequences:
- the LOC139930192 gene encoding voltage-dependent calcium channel gamma-4 subunit, which produces MAWCDRGVQTLLTIAGAFAAFSLMTIAIGTDYWLYSRAYVCNATNVTADETQMQTKKVKGDLTHSGLWRICCIEGINKGSCFRINHFPEDNDYDTDSSEYILRIVRASSLFPILSTILLLLGGLCVGVGRIYSSKNNILLSAGILFVAAGLSNIIGIIVYISSNAGDPSDKKDEDKKNQYNYGWSFYFGALSFIVAELVGVLAVNIYIEKSKETRFRARRDFIKTTSSSSPYSRIPSYRYRRRRSRSSSRSSDPSREPSPVGMKMGGGGAAGGGGAGGGMGLGLPMGDISMYALSRDPMKGGSGTAGPYSPQRDSGFLQVHNCFQKDMKDGVNRRTTPV; this is translated from the exons ATGGCGTGGTGTGACCGAGGGGTTCAGACTCTGCTGACCATCGCGGGGGCCTTCGCCGCCTTCAGCCTCATGACCATCGCCATCGGCACCGACTACTGGCTTTACTCCCGGGCGTACGTGTGCAACGCCACCAATGTCACCGCGGACGAGACCCAGATGCAAACCAAGAAAGTCAAAGGCGACCTTACGCACTCCGGGCTGTGGAGGATCTGCTGCATCGAAG GTATCAACAAAGGAAGCTGTTTCCGGATCAATCATTTTCCCGAGGATAACGACTACGATACAGACAGCTCCGAGTACATCTTAC GCATAGTGCGAGCGTCGAGCCTCTTCCCCATTCTCAGCACCATTCTGCTGCTGTTGGGGGGTCTGTGTGTCGGGGTGGGACGCATCTACAGCAGCAAGAACAACATCCTGCTCAGTGCCGGCATCCTGTTTGTGGCCGCAG gccTGAGCAACATCATTGGCATCATCGTCTACATCTCCAGCAACGCCGGCGACCCCAGCGACAAGAAAGACGAGGACAAGAAGAACCAGTACAACTACGGCTGGTCCTTCTACTTCGGCGCCCTCTCCTTCATCGTGGCCGAGTTGGTCGGCGTCCTCGCCGTCAACATCTACATCGAGAAGAGCAAAGAGACGCGCTTCCGGGCCCGACGCGACTTCATCAAGACCACCTCTTCCTCGTCGCCGTACTCCCGCATCCCGAGTTACCGCTACCGCCGAAGACGCTCGCGGTCCAGCTCCAGGTCCAGCGACCCGTCCAGAGAGCCCTCTCCAGTGGGGATGAagatgggtggaggaggtgcagcaggaggaggaggagcaggtggagggaTGGGGTTGGGGCTGCCGATGGGGGATATATCCATGTACGCCCTCAGCAGGGACCCTATGAAGGGCGGAAGCGGGACGGCGGGGCCCTACAGTCCGCAGAGGGACTCTGGATTTTTACAAGTCCACAACTGCTTCcagaaagacatgaaagacGGAGTGAACAGGAGGACCACGCCAGTATGA